In uncultured Fibrobacter sp., one genomic interval encodes:
- a CDS encoding acetylornithine/succinylornithine family transaminase: MAQSCANLLEQDKQIIAPLYGKADINFVKGEGSYLFDDQGNKYLDFVAGIAVNALGHQNQAIKDAVVEQMNHFNHISNLYPNYPQIELGKALLEITKFDKAFFCNSGTEANEGAIKFARKYFDRKGEKNRQKIVTFVNSFHGRTFAALSATGQPAIREGFGSMPGDFVHVTWNDCEALKKEVNKDTCAIMLESLAAEGGVMTLSKEMVETINSLQKECGCLVIVDEVQAGVGRLGTFLGFEKYGLNPDLVTLAKGIGGGLPLGAVLLRQHIADQLKAGDHGTTFGGNPIACAAGLAVVKQIPGLLKNVAERSAQIKAGLKALTEKYSFAKEIRGEGLILGVALDEAMPVGNIISAARAEKLMVLSAKGNVLRMLPPLNVSEAECDEALAKLGKAFEVAANTAK, translated from the coding sequence ATGGCACAATCTTGCGCTAACCTGTTGGAACAGGACAAACAAATTATCGCGCCGCTCTACGGCAAGGCAGACATCAACTTCGTGAAGGGCGAAGGCTCTTACCTCTTTGACGACCAGGGCAACAAGTACCTGGACTTCGTGGCAGGTATCGCCGTGAATGCGCTCGGTCACCAGAACCAGGCCATCAAGGATGCGGTGGTGGAACAGATGAACCACTTCAACCACATCAGCAACCTTTACCCGAACTACCCGCAAATCGAACTCGGCAAGGCCCTCCTCGAAATCACCAAGTTCGACAAGGCTTTCTTCTGCAACTCCGGTACCGAAGCCAACGAAGGCGCTATTAAGTTTGCACGTAAGTACTTCGATCGGAAGGGTGAAAAGAATCGCCAGAAAATCGTGACGTTCGTGAACAGTTTCCACGGCCGTACTTTTGCTGCTCTTTCTGCAACGGGTCAGCCGGCTATCCGCGAAGGCTTCGGCTCCATGCCGGGTGACTTCGTACACGTCACTTGGAACGACTGCGAAGCCCTCAAGAAGGAAGTCAACAAGGACACTTGCGCGATCATGCTCGAAAGCCTCGCTGCCGAAGGTGGCGTAATGACGCTTTCGAAGGAAATGGTCGAGACCATCAACAGCTTGCAGAAGGAATGCGGCTGCCTCGTGATTGTCGACGAAGTGCAGGCTGGCGTGGGCCGTCTCGGAACCTTCCTCGGTTTCGAAAAGTATGGCTTGAATCCGGACCTCGTAACGCTTGCCAAGGGTATCGGTGGCGGTCTCCCGCTCGGTGCCGTTCTCCTGCGTCAGCACATTGCCGACCAGCTCAAGGCCGGTGATCATGGCACGACTTTCGGCGGTAACCCGATTGCATGTGCCGCAGGTCTCGCTGTCGTGAAGCAGATTCCGGGTCTCCTTAAGAATGTCGCCGAACGCTCTGCCCAGATTAAGGCTGGTCTCAAGGCTCTTACCGAAAAGTACAGCTTTGCCAAGGAAATCCGCGGCGAAGGCTTGATTCTCGGTGTGGCTCTCGACGAAGCGATGCCGGTGGGCAACATCATCTCAGCTGCCCGCGCCGAAAAGCTCATGGTGCTGAGCGCCAAGGGCAACGTGCTGCGTATGTTGCCGCCGCTGAACGTGAGCGAAGCGGAATGCGATGAGGCTCTTGCGAAGCTCGGCAAGGCTTTCGAAGTCGCTGCTAACACGGCAAAGTAA
- the argB gene encoding acetylglutamate kinase, producing the protein MKKVVVKIGGSLAIDEAKLADFVSAVSALPGSGCQVAVVHGGGKDINENIALLKEQPTFIDGLRVTTPGIMKMVEMTLSGHVNKKLVRMLLNNNCNAIGISGVDGNLFQVVKKQGKVDLGLVGEIKQVNPKIVADLWSAGWTPVVSPISIGEGQSWNVNADTAASELAVALEADQFVLVSDVPGVMDENKNVIPELSEADAEKLIEAGVISGGMIPKVRESFKSIRRGLKSIHIVGWKDAEHFGKQINGDLNYGTILR; encoded by the coding sequence ATGAAAAAAGTGGTTGTAAAAATTGGTGGCAGCCTGGCAATCGACGAAGCCAAGCTCGCTGATTTTGTGTCGGCAGTCTCTGCACTTCCCGGTAGCGGCTGTCAGGTGGCCGTGGTTCACGGCGGCGGCAAGGATATCAACGAGAATATCGCCTTGCTCAAGGAACAACCGACATTCATCGACGGGCTGCGAGTCACGACCCCCGGCATCATGAAGATGGTCGAGATGACCCTCTCGGGCCACGTGAACAAGAAGCTCGTGCGCATGTTGCTGAACAACAACTGCAACGCCATCGGCATTTCCGGCGTGGACGGCAACCTGTTCCAGGTCGTCAAGAAACAGGGCAAGGTGGACCTTGGCCTGGTGGGCGAAATCAAGCAGGTGAACCCGAAGATTGTCGCTGACCTGTGGAGTGCCGGTTGGACTCCGGTGGTCAGCCCGATTTCCATTGGCGAAGGCCAAAGCTGGAACGTGAACGCCGACACCGCCGCAAGTGAACTGGCTGTGGCGCTCGAAGCCGACCAGTTCGTGCTGGTGAGCGACGTGCCGGGCGTGATGGACGAAAACAAGAACGTAATTCCCGAACTGAGCGAAGCGGACGCCGAAAAGCTGATCGAGGCTGGCGTCATCTCCGGCGGTATGATTCCCAAAGTCCGCGAGAGTTTCAAGTCGATCCGACGAGGACTCAAGAGCATCCACATCGTGGGTTGGAAGGACGCGGAACACTTTGGCAAACAAATTAATGGAGATTTAAACTATGGCACAATCTTGCGCTAA